From Pseudobacteriovorax antillogorgiicola:
CTTTATCGTTCTGGTTCCATCGAGCTATCGGGGTATGATTTAGATACCTATTTTGATGAAAATATTCTCCACATGGGCAAGTACAGTGACGACATTATTATTAGCTGTGTCTACTACCACGGTGAGAAGAAAGACTACTATGTGAAGCGATTCAAAATGGAAGAATTGTCGATCGGTCGTCGCGAGGAGTTTATTCCTCAGGAGCCTGGAACGAAGCTTCTTATTCTAAGTTTCAATCCGGAACCCGCCGTGGAAGTGAGCTTCAAGAAGGGCAAACGTGGCACCCCAGATTCAGAGGTTCTGGATCTCTCTGACATCGTGCAGCCTAAGGGAGTTAAGGCTATTGGAAATAAGCTAAGTCGCCAAAGTGTGAAGTCAGTGAAGCTCCATAAGTCCTAGTCAATTCAGAGGCGTCCTGCGCCTCTGTTGTTTTCTTTCACTTGTCTTTTATTCAATTCTCCTTAATAAATGACTAAAATAGTCACTCTCTAAACGTTGAGGAGAATTTATGGGACGCCACCTTTTCGGTAAAGAATCACTCGATCGCCATTCCATTCAGAAAGCGGCTACGATGCCGATGCCCCGTGGTGTGTTCTTTGTGAAGCCGGACTACTTCGATGTGGACCATGCCTTAAATCCTCATATGCTTGATGCCGATGGCAAGCCTCACAAAATTTCAAAGAGCTTGGCAGATGAGCAATGGCAGGCCCTCAAAGAGGTTTATCAGGGCTTAGGTTTGCAAACCAAGGTACTTGCAGCCAAACAAGGCTGTCCGGACATGGTTTTTTGCGCCAACCAGTCCTTTCCGTACCTAGATCAGCAAGGTCGACCATCTGCTTTGATGAGCAATATGGCAGATGATACCCGCCATGCTGAAGTTGAGTCTATTGCTGATTCTTTAAAAAACCTCGGCTTTCAAACCTCCTACCTACCGGAGCGAACACCAACAACTTTGCTCGAAGGTATGGGAGATGCGCTTTGGGTTCCCGGAAAGCGGTTCATCTGCGGGGGCTATGGCTTTCGAACTCATGCCAGTATCTATGAATCGGTATCGAGGCTTGTTGATGCGCCTATCTTAGCTTTAGAGCTTAAGAATCCAAAGTTCTATCATCTGGACACATGCTTGAGCATATTGAATGAAACCACTATTCTAGCGTGCCGGGAGGCATTTCAAGACTCTGATTGGCAGGCACTAGAAACTGTCTTTGATCAGATCATTATGGTTCCATTGGTGGAGGCAGACTCCCCAGGTTTTGCTTGTAACGCTCACTGCCCCGATGGCAAGCATGTGATTTTGCAGCAAGGTAACCCAGAAACCGAAAGGCTTCTGGAGCTCGCTGGTTTCACTCCTATCCCGCTGGATACCAGTGAGTTCATAAAATCTGGTGGAAGCGTTTTCTGTATGAAGCAGATCTACTTTTAGCGATCGGATCGATCCGAAATGGGATCGATGTCGATGACATTGGGATCGTGCTGATGCCTGGGGGCGTTGGTGGTGCCAGGTGACGATGAGTAGTAGGCAACGTGAACATGACCTCGTTGCACCTGGTTTTGCAGCCAACGCTTCACAGTGCCCTTAAGGGCGTTTCGAGACACTGGAATCATCAAGATAAAGCCAACCACATCGGTGAAGTAGCCTGGCGTGAGGAGTAAAACCCCACCAACTAGAATCATGGCGCCGTCCACAAGCTCTTCACCAGGAATTTGACCCCGAGCAGAGGCTTCCTGCATGCGCCTGAGAACCTGAAAGCCCTGAGATCTTGCGAGATTTGCGCCAATAGCGCCCGTTAGTAGAATCGAACCTATGGTGACAAGGAGAGCTTCTCCCCCTCCCAGAAAGCTGGCTAAGTGACCGTGAATCTTAAGGAGAAAGATTATTTCAAGGATGGGGATTAGCGTCATTAACAGAAAAAGTCTAAAGAACATATTAACCTTCATTGTGCAGTTGGGCGGGCCCAGTCATTTCACAATGTAAGTCTAAGAGACTATTTGTCAATGGGCTGAGATAATCACCACCCCGACAGTTGCCAGAATAGCTGCCACAGCCTTTCGCGTTGTGAACTCCTCTTTTAGGACAACTACAGCCAATATGACTGTGAAAATGGTGGAGGTTTGGTTCAGTACGGATGCTACGGAAGCTTGCAAGTACTTATAACCTGCAATCCAAAGACTAATAGAGACATAGGCACTGAGAAAGAATGCGATAAACACAAGAAACTTTCGCTGCATACCCCAAAGCTGGAGGATCTCCGCGCGCTTATGCTTCAAAAGAAACATTGGCGGCAGGGAGCCTAAAACTCCAGCGACCATACGAATCGTAATTATCCAAAAAAGGGGGACCTCTTCAAACATAGGTTTCACGATCAAAATTCCTCCGGCCATGGTTAGGAGGCCGAGGCTCATTAAGATACTGCCTTTTAGCGAGTTCTCAGTTTTTGCTTGTGAGCCTTTTTTAGGTAAAACCAAAAACAGTGAGGCGCCGATAGCCAGAACGCCAAGTCCTTGTGTGAAGTTGATGGTTTCACCGAAGAAAATCACTGACAGAGTGATGACGAAGGGGGCGAATAAACATTCTAAAATAGCAACTTTGGATGCCGTCAGGAGGTTCATGGCTTTGAGCACCATTGCATCTGCGATCCCGATCCCGAAAAAGCCAGACAGGAATAAGAGTGTCAGGTTCAAGGTGGATATCTCAGGCAGGGGGCCATCCACGAGATAGGCCGTGGGAATGAGTAGGGCCAAGCCTAGAGTATTCTTGCCTAAATTTAGTACGATCGGGTGAACGTGATTGCTCGCTATCTTGAGCAAGATAACCGAAAGTGACCAAGTAAACGCACACGCAATTGCGATAATAATGCCAAGCATGAAGACCCTCACGTTACAAATCCGAAAGGGCTTTTAGCATGGTTGATGGCTACTGACTAGCCTCATCTAAGAGGCTTTTTTCTCTTCACCTTCATTGGAAACCTTCTTAAAAAAACGTGCGGTTTCGAATTGGACCGGTTCGTACATGTCTTGGAGTCCGGTAATGGACTCAGCGCAGCCTAGCACCAGATAACTCTCTGGTTTCATATACTGGTTGAGCTTTTTTAAAATATCTTTCTTCATCTCTGGAGTCTGATAGATCAGCACGTTACGACACAGGATAAGATCAAACTTCCCTGATAAGTTCCACGATTCAAGTAAGTTGAAGTGAGAGAACTTCACTCGATTTCTAATGTTATCGGAAATCTCCCACAGAGGGCCTGTTGGGTCGGATTGTTCCGATTGCTTAAAGTACTTTACCAGATTGATTGAGCTAAGGCCCCGTTGCACCTCAAGCTGCGTGTAAAGGCCAGACTGAGCCTTATCGAGGACTCGTTTCGAAAAGTCTGTGGCGAATATTTCATAGTTTAATTGTGGGTAGATGGTCCTTAGGTTTTCTAACTCCATAGCCAAAGAGTAGGGCTCTTGGCCAGTGGAACAAGCAGCCGACCAAATTCGGATTTTATGGCCCGGCTCCGCCGCAAGGGGCTTGATGGCTTCTTTGATGATTGCATGAAATACCTTTGCATCTCGAAAGAACGAAGTTTCGTTATTGGTTGCGATATCGAGTATATAGCGAATGACGGCATCATCCTTTAAGATCAGCGCTTTTCGTTGCAACTCATCAATTGAAGCAAAACCAAAGTGAGACATCGCATTTTCAAGTCGTGTTTCTAACTGATAGTAATTGACTTGGGTATAAACAATGCCGATTCTATCGAATATAAACTTAGAGAAGGACTCTAAGACTGATTCGTTAATATCCATGTTATGCTACCTTTCGCCCCAAAACCATTTCCAACTTCTCAAATAGAATATCTTTGGTAAATGGTTTCATAATGTACTCATTGGCTCCACCTTCTA
This genomic window contains:
- a CDS encoding DMT family transporter, coding for MLGIIIAIACAFTWSLSVILLKIASNHVHPIVLNLGKNTLGLALLIPTAYLVDGPLPEISTLNLTLLFLSGFFGIGIADAMVLKAMNLLTASKVAILECLFAPFVITLSVIFFGETINFTQGLGVLAIGASLFLVLPKKGSQAKTENSLKGSILMSLGLLTMAGGILIVKPMFEEVPLFWIITIRMVAGVLGSLPPMFLLKHKRAEILQLWGMQRKFLVFIAFFLSAYVSISLWIAGYKYLQASVASVLNQTSTIFTVILAVVVLKEEFTTRKAVAAILATVGVVIISAH
- a CDS encoding dimethylarginine dimethylaminohydrolase family protein, whose translation is MGRHLFGKESLDRHSIQKAATMPMPRGVFFVKPDYFDVDHALNPHMLDADGKPHKISKSLADEQWQALKEVYQGLGLQTKVLAAKQGCPDMVFCANQSFPYLDQQGRPSALMSNMADDTRHAEVESIADSLKNLGFQTSYLPERTPTTLLEGMGDALWVPGKRFICGGYGFRTHASIYESVSRLVDAPILALELKNPKFYHLDTCLSILNETTILACREAFQDSDWQALETVFDQIIMVPLVEADSPGFACNAHCPDGKHVILQQGNPETERLLELAGFTPIPLDTSEFIKSGGSVFCMKQIYF
- a CDS encoding FxsA family protein, with protein sequence MFFRLFLLMTLIPILEIIFLLKIHGHLASFLGGGEALLVTIGSILLTGAIGANLARSQGFQVLRRMQEASARGQIPGEELVDGAMILVGGVLLLTPGYFTDVVGFILMIPVSRNALKGTVKRWLQNQVQRGHVHVAYYSSSPGTTNAPRHQHDPNVIDIDPISDRSDR
- a CDS encoding CheR family methyltransferase translates to MDINESVLESFSKFIFDRIGIVYTQVNYYQLETRLENAMSHFGFASIDELQRKALILKDDAVIRYILDIATNNETSFFRDAKVFHAIIKEAIKPLAAEPGHKIRIWSAACSTGQEPYSLAMELENLRTIYPQLNYEIFATDFSKRVLDKAQSGLYTQLEVQRGLSSINLVKYFKQSEQSDPTGPLWEISDNIRNRVKFSHFNLLESWNLSGKFDLILCRNVLIYQTPEMKKDILKKLNQYMKPESYLVLGCAESITGLQDMYEPVQFETARFFKKVSNEGEEKKAS